Part of the Zea mays cultivar B73 chromosome 4, Zm-B73-REFERENCE-NAM-5.0, whole genome shotgun sequence genome is shown below.
GAGAAGAAAAAGATTCCTGCAAAGGTTTTCTGGTACTTCCCTGTGATACCTCGATTAGAAAGACTTTTTGCTAATCCAGCAAGTGCAAAACTTTTGTGTTGGCATGCTGACGAACGTAAGAAGGATGGAAAGTTGAGGCACCCTGCAGATGCTTCACAATGGAGAGAAATTGATAGTAAGTATGAAATATTTGCAAAAGAATCACGGAATATCCGATTCGCTCTCAGCACCGATGGTATGAATCCATTTGGCAATATGACCACTACCCATAGCACATGGCCAGTATTATTAAGCATATATAACCTGCCACCTTGGTTATGTATTAAACGGAAGTACATCATGTTGTCAGTATTGATCCCTAGACCAAAACAGCCGGGCAATGATATTGATGTGTATCTTGAGCCGTTGGTACAAGACTTGTTGAAGCTATGGGAAACTGGTGTTGAAGTTTGGGATGCTTGTAAGAAAGAATATTTTAACTTGAGGGCCTTGCTTTTTTGTACCATCCATGACTATAAAGGCCTTGGAAACATTGCAGGATTATCCACTCAGGGATACAAAGCGTGCTATATTTGTCAAGAGAATACAAAGAGTCGTTATCTAAAAAACAGTAGAAAAATTGTATACCTGGGACATCGTAGGTGGACACGCAGAAATCATCCATACCGAAAGAATGTTGATGCATTTGATGGGAGTATTGAAAATGAAAAGGCTCCATCACGCAGGTCTGGACATGTGGTTTATGAGAGTGTGAAGGACATTGAAAATAAGTTCGGGAAACACAATTTAGCATTGTCTGGAATTTGGAAGAAAAAATCCATATTTTGGAGGTTACCTTATTGGCGCGATCTAAGTGTGCGTCATTGTCTTGATCTTATGCACATTGAGAAGAATGTCTGTGAAGCTTTGATTGGTACAATTTTTAACATAAAAGGGAAAACTAAGGACAACACCAACGGCCAGTGTGACCTTGATGAGCTGAACATTGAAAAACCCCAGGAATGGTATACTCTGACCAAGGAGGAAAAAATTAAAGTTTTTAATCTGTTACATGATGTCAAAGTTCCATCTGCTTATTCAGCAAATATTAGAAGGCTCGTGTCAAAGAAAGACCTAAAACTTTCAGGTATGAAAACTCATGACTGCCATGTTTTAATGACACAGATCCTCCCCGTGGTCCTCCGTGGGTCTTTCAAGAATATCAAAATACGAGATACTGTCATTAGATTATGCTATTTCTTTAATGAAATAAATTCAAAGGTGCTAGATATTGAAGCCCTTGACAACTTACAAAGGGAATTGGTTCAAACTTTATGCCAACTTGAGATGTACTTCCCACCTTCATTCTTCGACATCATGGTACATTTGACCGTGCATCTAGTTGAAGAGGCTAAGATTTGTGGGCCACATTTCTTACATTACATGTATCCGATCGAAAGGTTCATGGGAATCTTGAAACGCTTTGTTCGGAATAAGGCACGCCCGGAGGGTTCTATTGCAGAAAGTTATGTAATTGAGAGTGTCATCGATTTCTGTGTGGACTACATGGATGAGGTGGCACCGATTGGCCTTCCACTGTCACGCCATGAGGGAAGACTTAAAGGGCAAGGTGGACTTGGATTGAGCACAGAGATACCAGATCAAGAATTGCTCCATAAAGCTCATTTCTTGATCCTTCAATCTACTGAAGACGTTTCAAAGTACATTGACAAACACAAGAAACGGTTGAGAAAGAAAAACCCAGAAATGGTGGACGAAGACATTGTGAGGCTCCATAACAAAGAGTTTTGTGATTGGTTTCAAAAGCGGTGTGAAAACAAGGTACCAAAGAATGACACTGTCAGACGGTTGGCACAGGGACCCTCGTCCAGTGTAGCGACATGGCAGAGTTACGACATTAATGGATACACTTTCTACACAGTACAACAAGATGGTAAAAGCACCCGACAAAATAGTGGAGTTTGCAACGACGCGATAACTGAGGTGTTTGATCGCAATAAAAAATCGTCATATCTAAGGAAGGACACGTATTATGGACAATTAGAACACATCTGGGAGTTGGACTACACACTTTTCAAGCAAGTTGTTTTTCTTTGTAAGTGGTTCAACCCTAAAGGTGTTGTCGTAGACCCAAAATATGGGGTTACCACTATAGATTTTAGACGAGAAGCTTACAAGGATGATCCATTTATTCTTGCAAAGCATGCAAATCAAGTTTTCTATATCGATGATCTTGCAAACAGGCATCATCGAGTGGTGCTCAGGGGGAAAAGAAGAATTGTTGGTGTTGAAAATGTAAATGACGAAGAAGATTATGACCTCTTTAGTAATATGAGTAGTTTAGATAATATGGTCATAAATATGGAATGAGTTTGGACTTAATGTAAATTATTATTGTTCTAATTTCTATATATACGGCTGCTTAATATTCTGTATCGCTGTTTATTATAATTTCTATCTATATACATATATTCTAATATAAACAGAAAATATGACTCCACCTATCCACAATTCCCAATTCCACATTGCATCGTATTAGGCTATCTGCGTCCCTAACCGCGTTTCTCCCCACGTCCCGCGTTCGGCAATCCTCGTCCCGCGCCGTCGTCCTGCGCCGTCGTCCTGCGCCGGTGTCCTCCCCTCATCCCGCGCCGGCGTCCTCCCCTCTTCCCGCGCCCCCCATCCGCCGCTGCGTCCCTCCCTTCGTCCTGCGCCCCGGCGTCCATCCCCTTGTCCCGCGCCCCGGCGTCCTCCCCTCGTCCCGCGAGCTCCAGGCGGCCGGCGTCCCTCCCCTCGTCCCGCGAGCTCCAGGCGGCCGGCGTCTTCCCCTCGTCCCGCGAGCTCCAGGCGGCCGGCGTCTTCCCCTCGTCCCGCGAGCTCCAGGCGGCCGGCATCCTCACCTCGTCCCACGGCCGCGTACCAGGCAAGATGGATAAATGTTTATTAAGATGAATAAATGTTGCTCCCAGGCAAGATCCCTGTAGTGTTTATTAAGATGGATAAATGTTGCTTAGAGGTTTGGTTGTTGTATAATTTTTTCGATCATGTTTGTTATGTGTGCTATGGGTAGGATTAGCTATCTGCTATCTGCTAATGTATTTCCAATTTATAGAATTGGGTTCAAATGTAACATGTCTCTTGCACATTTGCTAAGGTAGAAGTACTAATAGTGTATCAATATAGTTTAATGATCTATATTCTTTGATGCTGCTAATGCCTATATTGTTTTCGAATATAATTATGTACAATGGGTACTGATGGCGCTAATTCAATAGGATCAAATGAGTTCTGAGTCATCTTCTGATACATCTGGGTCATCAACTTCAAAAACCTCTGGGTCCACAAGTACCTCATCTTCCACTAGCTTGCATTCAGAGGACATTGTCGAAAAAGGTTCTTGTACTTCTGCCAGGCATAGAACGAAACGAGGTCACGCCAAATGCAAGAAGCTAGAAAAAGGAGGTCCCCGTCGTCTTACGTTTGATAAAAATGGGATTGCCCAGTCACCGGTAAAACATGTCAATGAATTCTCAAGTTATTGTGGTTATATAGCACGCATGCGTGTTGATATTAGGATAAAGGATTGGCGAAAAGTGCCTACAGTGGTAAAATCAAACCTATGGGAGGATGTTTCAAAGAAATTTGTCATGCCAAGGGATGAAACCCATACCCTCAATGTTAAGAAGGTCGCTTTGAAATCTATGAGTAAGGATTGACTTCTCCAGATTGTTTGATCCTGTTTGCATCATTTCTTGGGATTTATAATTTTTTTCCTTTTATTCGTACAGGCCATGCATGGAAGGATTTCAAGTGGAAACTAAATATAAATTATGTCAAGAAGGACAAAACTCCATTTGAGGACTATCCAGAACTCAAGAAAGAGTGGTGGCCAGACTTTGTGGAGTGGGTTACCTCTGATGAGTATATTGCTCTAGGAGAAAAGGGCAAGCAAAGCCAAAGCATGAATAAGTTCCGACAAAAACTAGGTCGGCGAAGCTATACTGTACAAAAGAGAAAATGGGCAAAGGAAGATGCACAAGCATTAACCGAGGGTAAATCTATTCCATTTCAAGACATGCCAGATGGTCGTCATAAGGATTGGGCAAGGGCGAGGAATCCTTCTGGCGATGTGAACATAACAGAGTCGCATCCAATCATACAGAAAATTGTAATGTTCCTCTCCACACATAACTTGTCCATTTAATTTTCTTACCATATTTGGTTCACACATAAAACTGTTTTTACAGGTAGATCTAAATGAAAAGTCAGTAGCTGGTACCTTTACACCATTGGATAATATGGACATACTAGCAACAGCAATAGGGAGTAATCATCCAGGGAGGACAACAGGGGTGAGTGCTTATGTGGGTTTAGGGATGGGTCTTGCTCAAGGTGATGGCCCTCGTAAGAAGAAACGTAGAAGAACGAAAGAGTATGTCAAGAGGATTGTGGATGAGTACGAGGCCAAGTTTGAGAAACTGACAGCCCTGTGTCACAGTATGGAGCGTCGATTAAACAATTCTGAGAGTTGCTCATCTTCAAAATTTGTTGATACACCAGACCATGCAACACATCATTCAGTTGACTCATTACAAGTAACTTCATCTACTTGCAGCACATATGACTTATCAGATAACATAATCAATGTTCCACTAATATTCTGCATTTTCCCTTAATTCTTCCAATGTTTAACATTTCAGGAGGTGATGAAATGCAAGTTGGTGGTGCAGATAGGTCCGCAATCTGTTGTGGTCGCTAGAGGGCAGGCTTACCCTCCAAAGGATGTTGTAACCGTCCATGGGATTGAGCGGCGAGATGACCACACAAAAGTGCAGGTTGATTTTGTGTTTGACAACTTCTTGGAATTTCCACTCCCTATTCCTATCGCTGGTGGTGATATGTTCACTCTTGGCGAAGCCAAAAATTCATTTGTGTTATGGCCTAAGTCAGGCATACAACTAGCAGAGGTACACTTTGTGGTAACTTCAACCTAATgaacttattattattattcacaACTTGGTTAATGCCATGTACTTGTTTCTGAATTTTACATAGGAAACAACAGTTCATGCAAAGCCTCAACAAGTCCCACACACATCGCCTCAGGTACTCCATCACACACCTGAAAAGGATAAAATGCCAACACCAACAATGGGTACCGAGGATATAGATGTCACACATAGTGCCTCCAATGTTAGTAAGAAGAGGAAACATAAGCATAGAAAACATAACAAAAGCAAAGAGAAGGAGCAAAAAACTTCACAACAGAAAAACATAGAAGATGATGGTCTTGATCCCCTTTGGACTCCCCCCTTTCATCAACGatctccaccaccagttccaaaTAATAAACAATTTGTGCTAGGGCAGCCTTTAGTATCTAGTGCATTGCTTAAGAGGATGGGTAAACAGAGCCAGTGTTTCCACAAATGGTATTTTGCTATGACCACGCCAATATCTCGAAGGCAAAGTGCCACACACTTCATGGTACGATACGAAGAACATGATTTTCTTGAAAAATCTAGGGTCTATGCAGTAGAATTCAGTGATGTATTTCACATCTACAATGATCTTGCCCTTGACATATCCTTACATCGGAGTTGGATGCTGTGAGTGAGATCTACCATTTCCTATAAGTGTCTACTTTTTGTTCTTTATCTAACTATTCTTTTAATAGATGCATGAGGAAGATAGACAAATACAGAGGCATAGTTGGCTTTTTAGATCCAGAGATGATCATTTTAAAGAGAATCAATGAAGAGGCTGATGAAGTCGAAGCATACATTGTGAAAGCATTGCTTGCTCAGCAGGACAAGGAGTGCATATTTGTTGTTTGCCAGGAAGGGTAAGGCCTAGCACTAATAACACTCTATAGTTTTTTAATCTGTATCTTAATGTTCTATCTTCGTCATTTCAGTTACCATTGGGCCTTGTTAGTTATTTTCCCAAAATGGAATACAGTGTACAATATTGACTCCAAAGGTTACCAATCCCCTAGCTGCTATAGTATTAAGAAGCTATTCGACGAGTGGGTATTACCTTTATCATAATTCTATTTTCCTCTATATTTCAATTGTTATTTACACCGTTAGTCACCATTATTGTAGGGCTTTTGGTGCTTATGTCGACAAAAAAGGTCGCCATAACAAGAATTTTGGTCGCACAGTTATATGGAAACATTTTCAGGTAATCATGTCCTTAACCTGAAATTATTAGCAACACATATAATTAGACATTCCCGCTGGATATTTTCCTTATGAATGACATCTTTTAGGCACACATACAACCACCTGGCAGTATGCTTTGCGGACAATATGTGATGTACCACATGTTATCCTTTGCGGATAATCTTAGTTTGGACCGTGATCGATATCCTCAGGTTGTTTTTATAGTCTACATTCTATTTTACTCAAACATATGCAATATGACGTTATAAATATTTACATGGTTTTTGTTTTTCAAGGGTCGTGCTGGTTTTGCAACCTGTCCATTATTGCGTGATGAGATAGCAAATGTCCGAGAACGGTTGCTCGACTTCTTCATGAATGAGGTGATAGACATTGGTGGATCATGCAGGGTTGAGGGTGCTTCATATAACTAAATCTAGCATTGCTTCCTAGGTAAGATGTTACATTCATATAACCTTTTACATCATATGCCACATTGTGAGGTGTTCATATGTGTCTAACTAATAATTATTGTGTTCTCCTATTTGTTGTACAGGAAAATATGGAATGGCCGCACCAGTGTGGAGACTTGATTTCATATATATTTAGTTAGGCACAACGATAGCGCAAACAATTGATTACCAAGTTTGTTAATTAGTATTTTAGTTTGGATATAGAGTACGCTTATGCATGAGCTATTTGACAATGTTTATTTATGAGATATATAATGGTAATTATGAATGATGTCATCCTACTTTCATATATTTGATGGACATCACATATGCATCTAGATTTTTCTCCAAGTTTCAGCATATAGTACATAGGGCTAGGTGTCAATCCGGATTGTGGCGCCCGACGAGGTGGGGGCGTGGAGAGTGGCAGGGAATCCTCATCGTTGTACTGAAGCTTACATCAAAGGTACGCGTTATTTAGTCTAAACTTCATTGACTTGAGGAACACACTGCCATTTGGTCCTGTTTCTCTACTTATAGTTGTCATGAGTGGACATGTTGCACCCCCAAAGTCATCGAACTTCTTTGTTGAATTTGGGATGGGCAGTGGATATCACAAAAAATATACATCCAGTTCATCCAAAGTGCAGGTAACTGTTTTATTCAGACATATATGATTAATCATCATTCATCAATATGTGAACTCCATTGAGCaagtattttgattatgttgatttTGTATTACTAAGATCATGTAATGGATATTGTCAGTTTATTTTGTTGCCTTATTTCATaaattgattcacatgtttgcaattaaATTATATATGATATTATGTTTCATACATTGATTTTTCGTTGTACTATTGTGTGTTACCAGAGGAATGATCTCAGCATTAAAATTGATTTCTTGCATGCActacgcaccaccaccaccacttgaCAACCTTCTGTTTCAGTATCTGTGATATTGATTTCTTATTTGTTATTCAAATTCACACCGCAAGTTGCTAAGGTTGAATGGACAACTTGAGAGAATTCCAAAACGTTTTCTGTTTCTGAGTACCATGATTGATAAGAGACTTTACTGTTTTTGCATGAGCATATAATATTCTGACTCATGGAAAGTAATGTAAACCTGCTACATTTACGCAGGCACTCCTGAGTGAGATGAGCTGCTAGTTACAAGTGAAATAACAGGCAATGTTATTTGTTAATCAAGGCACTACTACCCTCATGCAACTTTCTGCACTGTTGATAACGGGGATACTGGTTAGTGATCAGTTCATCATCACAGCTCGTCTCAATTATCAACACTGTAACAACAGACATGTTTCTTGGACTGCTACGATCCTCCAGTGATTGCCTCCAAAGGTGTCAGAGTTCAGGTGACATTGCTCCACTTTGAAGTACTGCTCTGAGGTATCTTTGGCCACTATAAAAAAAGTCGCTATGCTGTGTTCTTCAGGCTAGCTACCTTCCGTAGATATTGTCTTTACAGGGGATACTTTTTACCTACACTTTTGTACAACATATGCTCTACAGAATCCTTCAAGTAGCAGGAACTGTCACAAAGGCAATGGCAGTGACGCCTTCGGGAATATTCTCTGTCCTGGCGCTAGGATGGCTAGGGGATCATATCTGTGTTTCCTCCATTCAAATGTCTCCCACCTTGCTCCAAAGTGGGCTTTCCACTGCTGCTGTGTGGTGTAGGGTGCCAGATACTGTATCATCCCAATACCAGCCTCTTCACAGAACTCCACTATCCTTTGTTCAGGTTCATTGAATGTGCAATGCTGCCGTAACCTGAGAGAAACGGCGCTGAAGAAAGGAACCCCACTAGCTAGGTAGAAAATTTCCTCATCTGGTATGACTACTGACTGGCTGTTGACGGGCCAGTTGTGAAACTACTGATGTCATAAAGGAGTAATGCATGTGCCTTCTTAGCTCCTATTCAATGTTCTGCGTGCAATGCATAAAAGGTACTGAAAGTAATATTGGCAATCCTCTTTGTGTAACACTTCTTTACCATGTTCATCAAACTTCAGATTGACTAGATTTGGTTCATGTGGTGGTGTTAAATTTGGTTGATGCAACACAACCAAAGGTTTAAGGAACATATGTGTGTGTTAAGGCACTACTTTCTACTGATTATATTTATATGTTTTTTGAATGGACAGAGAGTTGGATGAAAAGGTTCGTGATGCACTTCATCTTTACATTGAAGCCCGCGGCATAAATGAGAAGCTCTTCCGTTTTCTCCAAGCTTGGCTTTATGTAAAGGATCACTGCAATCTTGTACGTTGGTTCAAGAGCGTTGGTTCATTCATCAGTGACCAAAGCCAAAGCAAGGTACATTGCTGTCTTTGCGCTTCGTCTATGTTGGTTCATGTATCATTTCCATGTGGAACATCTCTGTTTTATCTATAACCAAGTGCCATACTAAAATTGTGCCCACGGTAGATGTACAACATTCAGATGTATTAATTAGTTAGCATCAACTTATCCATGCAGATTCTGAAAGCAAAAAGTATGTTCTGCAATAAAGGTCGCTTGGTAGTATTGTTTGGAACTGTACACATTATGGGTGCTGGATATATCAATGCAATCTGAATGCTGCCTTGCAATTTTTTCAAACCATAATCGACCATGGCACCGACCAGCCTGGCTAACCATGACTAATCATAGTGCATAACTGATCATCTTAGCACTGATAAGATCATAAGGCTGACTAACCGCGATGAGTTGAACAACTTGGTAACCTTCCTGCCTTTTTTTCCCAATCAGATGTCAAGAACCCCGCGCTGAAGAATGATCATCTGAAAGGCGGTCGTGGAGCAGTTTTCTCCAGGATGGATAATTGTCCTAGGATAAAGTGAATTATATGCAAAGTCGCGCCAGCGAGGAGTTTTGGTTTATCTTTAGTTTTTATTCGCCGGGGAATCAGTGGTATGGTGGTTGAATTAGTTATCATTAGTCCTTGTGATCTGCTACCCTATCATGCTGAGGTGCTTGTCAGATTCTCAATTATTCAAACTCCACATTTTCCATCGAAGCGCAAGAAGCACGTATTGAGAGGCCCTTTTTTATCTCATACAAAGATCGCCTTTTATTGTCACGTTCTAATTATGGGGTGTAGCGAGGTCATGTGTCCGTTTTGGTGCATGCAGCACTGCCACGTTTAGGCTCTGTTTGTTTTCCTCCTAGATGTTATTTCCCTCTTATGTTATATAATTTATATAAGTTAGATTATCTTATAGCCATTCAATCTCATATGGCCATTTCCTTTATTTAGTATTGCTCTATATTATTTAATATGGTATTTCTGTTTCACCTGTGTTTTTTGGTAAAATTTATGTGCTTCCTGAGGTGTACAATTCACTTCAATGTTAATAATCAGATGACAAACACTGTGACAAGCATGAACCAGTATATTCTTTCATTATCAGATGACAAACAATTGGTCCCCGGGCTCATTTCTCTAATAGAACAGGGAACTGATGTTCTGCGTGTGAAGGCCCTTTTGTTTGTTGCTCTGCTTTGCAAGAATAGTCGAAGGTGGCTTCCTCATTTCTTTTGCAATGCAAAATTAATATCAGTTGTTGATAGACTGGGAAAGGAGAAGGAGGGTTTTATTCATCATTGTACAGAAGCATTTGTGCAGTTGGTTGCTTCCTTGGTCCCTGGTATTCTTGACACTGTCTCCAGCGATATACAGCAGGTTATGGTTGGCAAACGCCATGGACCTGTTACTGCTTTAGCTGGGCGAGCTCATCCAAAGAGCACAATTCATCTGTTCCCTCTTATTCTTCATCTTCTGGGAAGTGCATCCTTCAAGCATAGAGTTGTGACAGGCCATGTATTGCTTCAGTTGGCAAATCTTATTAAGATTTTGGAGGCACCATTTCAGGTATGATTTTTTGTGAACTTTATGGATATTTCATCCTGATGAGATGAGAGTATGTTGAGATTTTGTTCATTATACAACTGCAACTTTGGTGCTTGTCTTTTCAATGTTTTGGATCACATGAACTTTATGGATATTTATGTGTTTCTGCCCTAGCTACCCATGGCCATGCTAAATGTTCTTTTGGGATTTCAGGTGCTATTTAAGAACCTTACTGTTGACATAAAGGATGTGAAACCAACGTCCCTGCTCAAAGATCGTCTGCGTGAAGTCGAGGGAAATCCAAAGCTCGGCTCCCTTGGTCCACAACTGCAATATAGCAAGTATGCCTCCAAGTTTCTGAAAGGATTGTTATATTTCATTTCGTATTTAATCTGAACTTCTTTTGTTGCTGATAAATTACTTGCTTTATCTAGAATTATGGATTTGGCTTTGGATAAGGCTAATAGGGAGATAATACATAGGCAAGGATCATCAAGTTTGACGTCGGCAACGTGGTCATGGTGATTGGCCGGAGGAACACCGGACGTGTAGGAGTCATCAAGAACAGGGAGAAGCACAAGGGCAAACAGTTGTATTTTAATTAGTTTAGATTTAGAGTACATTTATGTATGCGTTGTTTGACAATGCTTATGATATATTGAATGgtacttatttatattatattaattataacgttgttcaatatatgtgtatgtatatttctctttcaaattattataacaTGATATCtgaaaaaatgattataaattgaagaatgtactgCCATGTAAGTCATTTTGTTTAATTATTAATAAGACGGTTACCAAAATGTCTAATATCAGTAtcctaaataagacggtttttaaaacgtccattattagtcacctaaataagatggttCCCCTATTGTAACGTCTATTATTGTAGGATATTCGAGACggtttgataaatactttatgaCTTTTAATGTTTGTATTCTCTACGGTTCGTTAGAAGCAGTGTCTTAAAAAAAACTAATTCAAGACAGTTTATCGGAcgaaatgacttaaacaaatacatTTTTCAGACGGTTTATcagacaaaatgacttaaacaaatacctttttcagacggttataaattaaaaactgtcttatataatatcttttaagacggtttataaccatcttaaatgtgggacatcttttgcgactccatcaaaattggacacttcataagcgtcttaataactgaaaattaaccgtctcatatagcatgatctgtagtagtgtgggtcactaagaccccgcaaggatcaccacacaattaggtgtctcttgctatctttacaaagcacttagaagaattaaAGTGAGaataagaaagcaatccaagcaacaagagcaacaaaagaaacactaaataccctctctcaagtcactaagtaattgagttgattttgaggccTGGAGAGGATTTCATCttctgattgtgtcttggagtgtaggcttttcctcttgtattgaatgtgaagttctgaaaacttggattacttgaa
Proteins encoded:
- the LOC103654620 gene encoding serine/threonine-protein kinase RUNKEL, with the protein product MTNTVTSMNQYILSLSDDKQLVPGLISLIEQGTDVLRVKALLFVALLCKNSRRWLPHFFCNAKLISVVDRLGKEKEGFIHHCTEAFVQLVASLVPGILDTVSSDIQQVMVGKRHGPVTALAGRAHPKSTIHLFPLILHLLGSASFKHRVVTGHVLLQLANLIKILEAPFQVLFKNLTVDIKDVKPTSLLKDRLREVEGNPKLGSLGPQLQYSKIMDLALDKANREIIHRQGSSSLTSATWSW
- the LOC118477022 gene encoding uncharacterized protein, yielding MRKIDKYRGIVGFLDPEMIILKRINEEADEVEAYIVKALLAQQDKECIFVVCQEGYHWALLVIFPKWNTVYNIDSKGYQSPSCYSIKKLFDEAFGAYVDKKGRHNKNFGRTVIWKHFQAHIQPPGSMLCGQYVMYHMLSFADNLSLDRDRYPQGRAGFATCPLLRDEIANVRERLLDFFMNEVIDIGGSCRVEGASYN
- the LOC118477088 gene encoding uncharacterized protein codes for the protein MRVDIRIKDWRKVPTVVKSNLWEDVSKKFVMPRDETHTLNVKKVALKSMSHAWKDFKWKLNINYVKKDKTPFEDYPELKKEWWPDFVEWVTSDEYIALGEKGKQSQSMNKFRQKLGRRSYTVQKRKWAKEDAQALTEGKSIPFQDMPDGRHKDWARARNPSGDVNITESHPIIQKIVDLNEKSVAGTFTPLDNMDILATAIGSNHPGRTTGVSAYVGLGMGLAQGDGPRKKKRRRTKEYVKRIVDEYEAKFEKLTALCHSMERRLNNSESCSSSKFVDTPDHATHHSVDSLQEVMKCKLVVQIGPQSVVVARGQAYPPKDVVTVHGIERRDDHTKVQVDFVFDNFLEFPLPIPIAGGDMFTLGEAKNSFVLWPKSGIQLAEETTVHAKPQQVPHTSPQVLHHTPEKDKMPTPTMGTEDIDVTHSASNVSKKRKHKHRKHNKSKEKEQKTSQQKNIEDDGLDPLWTPPFHQRSPPPVPNNKQFVLGQPLVSSALLKRMGKQSQCFHKWYFAMTTPISRRQSATHFMVRYEEHDFLEKSRVYAVEFSDVFHIYNDLALDISLHRSWML